The Coffea arabica cultivar ET-39 chromosome 9e, Coffea Arabica ET-39 HiFi, whole genome shotgun sequence genome has a window encoding:
- the LOC113709221 gene encoding SH3 domain-containing protein 3-like has product MDALRKQASKLREQVAKQQQAVIKQFSGSGYESSDVMVIDEVEMQRHQQLEKLYRSTRAGRDFQKEIVKAAETFTAIGYKHIEAGNKLSEDCCKYGVENGHDEILGKAATIYGDACKHVEKEQEDLNRMLFSEVLEPLRAMTTGSPLEEARHLAQRYSRMRQEAETQAAEVSRRQARVREAPIPENVAKLHAAEARMQELRANMAVLGKEAATALSSVEAQQQRLTFQRLVAMVEGEKIYYERIAAILGQIEAELVSDKQRKEAAPPVIAPDHGSEKTKYFLAEARHAFDAETEKELSLAVGDFIVVRQVSPSGWSEGECRGKAGWFPSSYVERRHRIPTDTGAAEVF; this is encoded by the exons ATGGATGCCTTGAGAAAGCAGGCCAGCAAGCTCCGAGAACAAGTTGCCAAACAGCAGCAG GCTGTGATAAAGCAATTCAGTGGCAGCGGATATGAGAGTTCAGATGTGATGGTAATTGATGAAGTGGAGATGCAAAGGCATCAGCAATTGGAGAAACTGTACAGGTCTACTCGTGCTGGAAGG GATTTTCAGAAAGAAATCGTTAAAGCAGCCGAAACATTTACAGCCATAGGGTATAAGCATATTGAAGCAG GCAATAAATTATCTGAAGATTGTTGCAAATATGGAGTTGAGAATGGTCATGATGAAATCCTAGGTAAGGCTGCAACAATCTATGGTGATGCTTGTAAACATGTGGAAAAGGAGCAGGAAGACCTGAACAGGATGTTGTTTTCAGAG GTTTTAGAACCCTTGCGAGCAATGACAACAGGCTCACCTTTGGAAGAAGCTCGGCATCTTGCTCAACGTTATAGTCGAATGAGACAAGAAGCTGAGACCCAG GCGGCGGAGGTTTCTAGAAGACAAGCACGAGTAAGGGAAGCTCCAATTCCAGAAAATGTAGCAAAGCTGCATGCAGCTGAAGCTAGAATGCAGGAGCTCAGAGCAAACATGGCAGTACTAGGCAAAGAAGCAGCTACAGCATTGAGTTCTGTAGAAGCTCAGCAGCAGAGGCTAACTTTTCAGAGGCTTGTAGCAATG GTCGAAGGAGAAAAAATATATTACGAGAGGATAGCTGCTATTCTTGGTCAGATTGAAGCTGAG TTGGTATCAGATAAGCAACGGAAAGAAGCTGCTCCTCCTGTAATTGCACCTGATCATGGATCTGAGAAAACCAAATACTTTCTGGCTGAG GCTAGGCATGCTTTTGATGCTGAGACTGAGAAGGAGCTGAGCTTGGCAGTGGGGGATTTCATTGTTGTTCGACAG GTAAGCCCATCGGGATGGTCAGAGGGGGAATGCAGAGGTAAAGCTGGTTGGTTTCCATCTTCATATGTGGAAAGACGTCACCGCATTCCAACAGACACTGGGGCAGCAGAAGTTTTCTAG